The Halalkalibacter krulwichiae genome has a segment encoding these proteins:
- a CDS encoding dihydroorotate dehydrogenase electron transfer subunit has translation MIKKDLFIIMKQETIAENIMELTCTSPLTKQMTEPGQFLHLRVDTSEDLLLRRPISICDVDVENETVTMLYRIDGKGTKRLSLKQPGDTINILGPLGNGFPLEATERGETALLVGGGIGVPPLYYLSKQLTERGVKVIHVLGFQNQVNVFYENEFSALGETFIVTADGSYGEKGFVTDVIKQKDISFDTMYTCGPTPMLSALQTAYREKRLYLSLEERMGCGVGACFACVCHVEGDTTQTLYRKVCTDGPVFPVGEVVL, from the coding sequence ATGATCAAAAAAGATTTGTTTATAATAATGAAACAAGAAACAATTGCCGAAAACATTATGGAATTAACTTGCACGAGTCCGCTTACGAAACAGATGACCGAACCGGGCCAATTCTTACATTTACGTGTAGATACTAGTGAGGACCTTCTGCTTAGAAGACCAATTAGTATTTGTGATGTAGATGTAGAAAATGAAACTGTGACGATGCTGTATCGTATCGATGGGAAAGGAACCAAGCGTTTATCTCTTAAGCAACCAGGAGATACAATTAATATCCTTGGTCCATTAGGCAATGGTTTCCCACTTGAAGCTACAGAACGAGGAGAGACAGCTCTCCTCGTCGGTGGTGGAATTGGTGTCCCTCCTCTTTACTATCTATCCAAGCAATTAACAGAGCGTGGTGTGAAAGTTATTCATGTACTAGGCTTTCAAAATCAAGTGAATGTCTTTTATGAAAATGAGTTCTCAGCACTTGGTGAGACATTTATTGTTACAGCTGATGGATCGTACGGAGAAAAAGGATTTGTAACGGATGTCATTAAACAGAAAGACATTTCTTTCGATACGATGTATACATGTGGACCGACACCTATGCTTTCGGCTCTACAAACTGCTTATAGAGAAAAACGACTATATTTGTCGCTTGAAGAAAGAATGGGTTGTGGGGTAGGAGCGTGTTTTGCCTGTGTCTGCCATGTAGAAGGAGATACAACGCAAACATTATACCGTAAAGTCTGTACAGATGGACCGGTCTTTCCGGTTGGGGAGGTTGTACTATGA